One Drosophila willistoni isolate 14030-0811.24 chromosome XL unlocalized genomic scaffold, UCI_dwil_1.1 Seg142, whole genome shotgun sequence genomic region harbors:
- the LOC111519634 gene encoding protein new-glue 1, which yields MRFLGVLVLACSLVAVAYAASSSSSSSSTSTGTATTTTTTTTTTTTTTTTEATTTTTTEATTTTTSSSASSSSSKKKVKRHFKRVKKEKKNSKSSSKKKNKNKKKKKTVTRHRRSG from the coding sequence ATGCGTTTCCTTGGTGTCCTAGTCCTAGCGTGCTCGCTGGTTGCTGTTGCTTATGCCGCCTCGAGTTCTTCGAGTTCTTCGAGTACTTCGACTGGTACggctacaacaacaaccacaacaacaacgacaacaacaacaacaacaaccacggaagcaacaacaacgacaactacggaggcaacgacaacaaccACATCGTCATCAgcatcctcatcctcatccaaGAAGAAGGTTAAAAGGCATTTCAAAAGAGTaaagaaggaaaagaaaaattcaaagagCAGTTccaagaagaagaacaagaacaagaagaagaagaagacggtCACCCGTCACCGTCGATCGGGATAA